The Armatimonadota bacterium DNA window GAGTGCCTGCACGTCAGCGGAGACTTCGACTTTTTGCTGAAGATCGTCGTGAAGGACATGAAGGCGTACGAAAAGTTCATCCGCGAGAAGCTGAGCGCGATCAAGGGCGTCGGCAAGATACAGAGCTGCTTCGTCTTGGCTGAGAACAAACAGACCACGGAGCTGCCGATTTAGATCTTCGATGTCTTTTATCAGCAAGAGAGTAGAGACAGCGGCGGAAACCGCGGAGCTGCACAGAATATGGTCGTGGGTCTGGAGCTCTGAGGCGCCGTCGTCTGACGATCCGCTGTCGGAGCCTGATCCTGGAGAGATCAGGATGCTTGGCGAGCTGGATGGCGTCGCGGTCTGCGGGCTGAAGGTGCACGATTATCTCGTCGCTCGCGGCAGTGCGGATTTGCGCTGTGGCGGGGTCGGTGCGGTGGCGACGATGCCGGAAGCGAGGGGCAAAGGTTGCGCGAACCAGATCATGGTCGATGCGCTGCGCGAAATGCGCGAGGCGGGGCACGTGATCTCAAATCTGTACGCGTTTCGCGAACCGTTCTATCGAAACGCCGGATACGCGACGTGCGGTTGGCGATGGCGGATCAAGGCGCCGCAAAGCCGCTTAGCGAAGACCGAACAGCGTTTAGACGCGCGGCAGTTGATGCCCGACGAGATCCAGCAAGTCGACGAATGCTACACGAAGTTCGTGCGGACGTTCTCCGGCTCTGTGTTGAGAACGGACCATCAATGGAAGAGTCGTTTGCCGAAGAAGTTGCCGATGATCTACGCCGTCGGCGATCCGATCGAGGCGTACGCTTGGGTGAAGCTCAAGGACTTCTGGGGCGACGTCGAGGTCGGAGAGCTGGCGTGGAGCTCAGTTGCCGGCTACGACAGCATCATGGCCGTCTTGCGCAACCTGGCGGTCAA harbors:
- a CDS encoding GNAT family N-acetyltransferase, whose amino-acid sequence is MSFISKRVETAAETAELHRIWSWVWSSEAPSSDDPLSEPDPGEIRMLGELDGVAVCGLKVHDYLVARGSADLRCGGVGAVATMPEARGKGCANQIMVDALREMREAGHVISNLYAFREPFYRNAGYATCGWRWRIKAPQSRLAKTEQRLDARQLMPDEIQQVDECYTKFVRTFSGSVLRTDHQWKSRLPKKLPMIYAVGDPIEAYAWVKLKDFWGDVEVGELAWSSVAGYDSIMAVLRNLAVNQSHVVWREPPSSSLLTSNLDQGVEMKLDEPTMYRVLDVPGALAGLAPESTGAFSIEVSDELLPENRGPWRVAFSPDGVCVEACDSADLAMDIRQFSQALMGQPSVIEIARAGLLEAKSEAVVDEAAKLLTAMPVCCMEFF